The following are encoded together in the Glycine soja cultivar W05 chromosome 5, ASM419377v2, whole genome shotgun sequence genome:
- the LOC114413150 gene encoding alanine--glyoxylate aminotransferase 2 homolog 1, mitochondrial-like → MAAMQRPLKRTIAIAKQRACFSSLLPSAAAAAAADTVAPPQLPPFDHQPHPYNGPSADEVFAKRKTFLGPSVFHYYKKPLNIVEGKMQYLYDDSGRRYLDAFAGIVTVSCGHCHPEILNAITEQSKLLQHATTIYLHHTIGDFAEALAAKMPGNLKVVYFVNSGSEANELAMMMARLCTGNLGMISLRNAYHGGSSSTLGLTALNSWKYPIPEGHVHHVMNPDPYHGAFGTDAASYANDVQDHIDYGTSGKVAGFIAESIQGVGGAVELAPGYLKLVYDIIHKAGGVCIADEVQTGFGRTGSHYWGFETQGVIPDIVTMAKGIGNGLPLGAVVTTPEIASVMAQKIQFNTFGGNPVCSAGGLAVLRVLDKEKRQAHCADVGSYLLERLRFLMERHDIIGNVRGRGLMVGLELVTDRTNKTPAKAETAVVFEKLRELGVLVGKGGLHGNVFRIKPPMCFSKDDADFLVDALDYSLSKL, encoded by the exons ATGGCGGCGATGCAGAGGCCACTCAAGAGAACCATTGCAATCGCCAAGCAACGCGCGTGCTTTTCCTCTCTCCTACCCTCCGCCgctgccgccgccgccgccgatACCGTCGCGCCTCCGCAGCTCCCCCCGTTCGATCACCAGCCGCACCCTTACAACGGTCCCTCCGCCGATGAAGTCTTCGCCAAGCGCAAAACGTTCCTCGGTCCTTCCGTCTTCCACTACTATAAGAAACCT CTGAATATCGTGGAAGGGAAGATGCAATATCTTTATGATGATAGTGGGAGGCGTTACCTTGATGCATTTGCGGGAATAGTTACTGTTTCTTGCGGACATTGCCACCCTGAAATTTTGAATGCTATCACGGAGCAGAGTAAACTTCTGCAGCATGCTACAACCATATATCTACACCATACAATAGGTGACTTTGCTGAGGCATTGGCAGCAAAAATGCCTGGAAACCTTAAG gttgtttattttgtaaattctgGTTCAGAAGCAAATGAATTAGCAATGATGATGGCCCGTTTATGTACTGGTAATCTCGGTATGATTTCTTTGAGAAATGCATATCATGGGGGGAGTTCTAGTACACTTGGTCTGACTGCTCTGAACTCGTGGAAATACCCAATTCCAGAG GGCCATGTTCATCATGTTATGAATCCAGATCCATATCATGGAGCCTTTGGTACAGATGCTGCTAGTTATGCAAATGATGTCCAAGACCATATTGACTACGGAACTTCGGGAAAAGTTGCTGGATTTATAGCCGAATCAATTCAG GGAGTTGGCGGAGCAGTTGAACTGGCACCAGGGTATTTGAAACTTGTTTATGACATTATACATAAGGCTGGTGGTGTCTGCATTGCCGATGAAGTTCAAACTGGTTTTGGCCGAACAGGAAGCCATTATTGGGGATTTGAGACACAGGGTGTCATTCCTGATATAGTTACCATGGCAAAG GGTATTGGCAATGGTCTGCCATTGGGAGCTGTAGTTACAACTCCAGAAATTGCAAGTGTGATGGCCCAAAAGATTCAATTTAATACCTTTGGTGGGAACCCTGTCTGCTCTGCTGGTGGACTTGCAGTGCTTAGGGTTCTTGATAAGGAGAAGCGTCAAGCTCACTGTGCTGATGTCGGATCTTATTTGCTTGAACGTTTGAGATTTCTCATGGAAAGACATGACA TCATAGGAAATGTCAGGGGAAGGGGACTAATGGTAGGCTTAGAGTTGGTTACTGACCGAACCAACAAGACACCTGCAAAGGCTGAAACTGCTGTTGTGTTTGAAAAACTCAGAG AACTCGGTGTGCTAGTTGGGAAAGGAGGACTTCATGGCAATGTTTTCAGGATCAAGCCACCAATGTGTTTCTCCAAAGATGATGCAG ATTTTCTTGTGGATGCCTTGGACTATTCTCTATCTAAGTTGTGA